In Thermococcus camini, a genomic segment contains:
- the rpsE gene encoding 30S ribosomal protein S5, whose product MSDPREITQRVLEEWEPKTKLGRLVKEGQITDIHEIFRKGYQIKEPEIVDVLLPEVNMRENQEVLDIALTVRMTDSGRRIRFRVLAAVGNRDGYVGLGIGHGKEVGIAIRKAINYAKMNIIEIKRGCGSWECRCRRPHSIPFAVEGKEGSVRVKLMPGPRGLGLVIGDVGKKILSLAGVQDVWSQTLGETRTTVNFAKAVFNALYNTNSVAIKPEDIERYGIIVGREMSANFQVE is encoded by the coding sequence ATGAGCGACCCGAGAGAGATTACTCAGCGCGTCCTTGAGGAGTGGGAGCCGAAGACCAAGCTCGGCAGGCTCGTCAAGGAGGGCCAGATAACTGACATTCACGAGATATTCCGCAAGGGCTACCAGATCAAGGAGCCGGAGATAGTTGACGTCCTCCTCCCGGAGGTCAACATGAGGGAGAACCAGGAGGTTCTCGACATAGCCCTCACCGTCAGGATGACCGACAGCGGCAGGAGGATCCGCTTCAGGGTTCTCGCCGCTGTGGGCAACAGGGACGGCTACGTCGGCCTCGGAATCGGCCACGGGAAGGAGGTTGGAATAGCCATCAGGAAGGCCATCAACTACGCCAAGATGAACATCATCGAGATCAAGCGCGGCTGTGGAAGCTGGGAGTGCAGGTGCAGGAGGCCGCACTCAATCCCGTTCGCCGTCGAGGGCAAGGAAGGAAGCGTCCGCGTCAAGCTCATGCCGGGACCGCGTGGCCTTGGTCTTGTCATAGGTGACGTCGGCAAGAAGATACTCAGTTTAGCGGGCGTCCAGGACGTCTGGTCCCAGACCCTCGGTGAGACGAGGACCACCGTCAACTTCGCCAAGGCGGTCTTCAACGCGCTCTACAACACCAACAGCGTCGCCATCAAGCCGGAGGACATCGAGCGCTACGGCATAATCGTCGGAAGGGAGATGTCAGCAAACTTCCAGGTTGAGTGA
- a CDS encoding 50S ribosomal protein L18: MAHGPRYRVPFRRRREGKTNYHKRLALLKSGKPRLVVRKTLNHHVAQIVLYDPKGDRTVVSAHTRELMRDFGWKGHGGNTPSAYLLGLLIGYRAKKAGIEEAILDIGLHPPTRGSSIFAVLKGAVDAGLDVPHSEEIYPEDYRINGEHIANYAKALKEEDEALYRKQFSGYLVKGLEPEKLPEHFEDVKAKIIEKFEGARE; this comes from the coding sequence ATGGCACACGGACCGAGGTATAGGGTTCCGTTCAGGAGAAGGAGAGAGGGTAAGACTAACTATCACAAGAGGCTCGCCCTCCTCAAGTCTGGAAAGCCCAGGCTTGTCGTGAGGAAGACCCTCAACCACCATGTCGCTCAGATAGTCCTCTACGACCCGAAGGGTGACAGGACTGTCGTTTCGGCTCACACCAGGGAGCTCATGAGGGACTTCGGCTGGAAGGGCCACGGCGGCAACACCCCGAGCGCCTACCTGCTCGGTCTCCTCATAGGCTACAGGGCCAAGAAGGCCGGCATCGAGGAGGCCATCCTTGACATAGGCCTCCACCCGCCGACCAGGGGTTCGAGCATCTTTGCCGTCCTCAAGGGAGCCGTTGACGCGGGACTGGACGTTCCGCACAGCGAGGAGATCTACCCCGAGGACTACAGAATAAACGGCGAGCACATAGCGAACTACGCCAAGGCCCTTAAGGAGGAGGACGAGGCCCTCTACCGGAAGCAGTTCAGCGGCTACCTCGTCAAGGGCCTCGAGCCCGAGAAGCTCCCCGAGCACTTTGAGGATGTTAAGGCTAAGATAATCGAGAAGTTTGAGGGGGCGAGAGAATGA
- the rpmC gene encoding 50S ribosomal protein L29, giving the protein MKPSEIREMSIEEIDKKLRELRLELAKERGVLTMGASIENPMVIRNLRRDIARLLTIKKEKLREKR; this is encoded by the coding sequence ATGAAGCCGAGTGAGATTAGGGAGATGAGCATCGAGGAGATCGACAAGAAGCTCAGGGAGCTCCGCCTCGAGCTCGCCAAGGAGAGGGGTGTGCTCACCATGGGGGCCTCCATAGAGAACCCCATGGTCATCCGCAACCTCAGGCGCGACATAGCGCGCCTGCTTACCATAAAGAAGGAGAAGCTTAGGGAGAAAAGGTGA
- a CDS encoding 30S ribosomal protein S19: MARKKEFKYRGYSFEELLNMSLEDFAKLLPARQRRSLKRGLSPEQKKLLRKIRLAKKGKYNKPIRTHSRDMVILPEMVGMTIHVYNGKEFIPIEIKEEMIGHYLGEFALSRKVVQHGSPGVGATRSSMFVAVK; the protein is encoded by the coding sequence ATGGCGAGAAAGAAGGAGTTTAAGTACCGGGGTTACAGCTTCGAGGAACTGCTCAACATGTCACTCGAGGACTTCGCTAAGCTCCTCCCGGCCAGGCAGAGGAGGAGCCTCAAGCGCGGCCTCAGTCCGGAGCAGAAGAAGCTCCTCAGGAAGATAAGGCTTGCCAAGAAGGGCAAGTACAACAAGCCGATAAGGACCCACAGCAGGGACATGGTTATACTCCCCGAGATGGTCGGCATGACCATCCACGTCTACAACGGAAAGGAATTCATCCCGATAGAGATCAAGGAGGAGATGATCGGCCACTACCTCGGCGAGTTCGCCCTCTCCAGGAAGGTCGTCCAGCACGGTTCACCTGGTGTCGGTGCGACCAGGTCATCGATGTTCGTGGCGGTCAAGTGA
- the yciH gene encoding stress response translation initiation inhibitor YciH: MLFKEVLKEQQRIRVYIEKARYGKLKTIIEGIDEKEFDLDDIAKKLKAKLACGGTVKKGRIELQGDHRERVKKLLGDLGFSEDLIEIE, translated from the coding sequence ATGCTCTTTAAAGAAGTGCTGAAGGAGCAGCAGAGAATTAGAGTGTACATAGAGAAGGCCCGCTACGGAAAGCTTAAAACCATAATTGAGGGCATAGACGAGAAGGAGTTCGACCTGGATGATATAGCAAAGAAGCTGAAGGCGAAGCTGGCATGCGGCGGAACGGTCAAGAAGGGAAGGATAGAGCTCCAGGGAGACCACAGAGAAAGGGTCAAGAAGTTGCTCGGAGACCTTGGATTTTCCGAGGACTTGATAGAAATCGAGTGA
- a CDS encoding 50S ribosomal protein L30, whose protein sequence is MAKLALIRLRSGIRAKGEVRDTLAMLRLHRINHLVIVDDNPSYKGMVQKVKDYITWGEIDAETLAELLRKRGRLIGNKPVTDEYVQEKLGMSIEEFAKKVVDGEMKLTDLPSIKPVFRLHPPRGGLKGGKKRTFKEGGALGYRGEKINELIERML, encoded by the coding sequence ATGGCTAAGTTAGCGCTCATCAGGCTTAGGAGCGGGATAAGGGCGAAGGGTGAGGTCAGGGACACCCTCGCCATGCTCCGCCTCCACAGGATCAACCACCTCGTCATCGTTGACGACAACCCGAGCTACAAGGGAATGGTTCAGAAGGTCAAGGACTACATCACCTGGGGAGAGATTGACGCCGAGACCCTTGCGGAGCTCCTCAGGAAGAGGGGCAGGCTCATCGGCAACAAGCCTGTTACCGACGAGTACGTTCAGGAGAAGCTCGGAATGAGCATCGAGGAGTTCGCCAAGAAGGTTGTCGATGGCGAGATGAAGCTCACGGACCTCCCGAGCATCAAGCCCGTCTTCAGGCTCCACCCACCGAGGGGCGGCCTCAAGGGCGGCAAGAAGCGCACCTTCAAAGAGGGCGGAGCGCTCGGCTACCGCGGCGAGAAGATAAACGAACTCATTGAGAGAATGCTCTGA
- a CDS encoding 50S ribosomal protein L6, translating into MPIDAWVREEVEIPEGVEVTVEGNTVKVKGPKGELERELKYPGVQIFTEDGKVVVFKEFPRKRDIAIARTFKAHIANMIKGVTEGFTYKLKIVYSHFPMTVKVQGDEVVIENFLGEKNPRRAKILPGVTVRVSGQEVIVEGIDREAVGQTAANIEQATKITKWDRRVFQDGIYIVEKAGKPIKF; encoded by the coding sequence ATGCCGATAGACGCGTGGGTAAGGGAAGAGGTTGAGATTCCAGAGGGAGTCGAGGTCACCGTTGAGGGGAACACCGTCAAGGTCAAGGGTCCCAAGGGCGAGCTCGAGAGGGAGCTCAAGTATCCGGGCGTTCAGATATTCACCGAGGACGGCAAGGTCGTCGTCTTCAAGGAGTTCCCGAGGAAGAGGGACATAGCCATAGCGAGGACCTTCAAGGCCCACATAGCCAACATGATCAAAGGAGTTACGGAGGGCTTCACCTACAAGCTCAAGATCGTTTACAGCCACTTCCCGATGACCGTCAAGGTTCAGGGTGACGAGGTCGTCATCGAGAACTTCCTCGGTGAGAAGAACCCGAGGAGGGCGAAGATCCTTCCGGGAGTCACCGTCAGGGTCTCCGGTCAGGAGGTCATCGTCGAGGGCATAGACAGGGAAGCGGTTGGCCAGACCGCGGCCAACATCGAGCAGGCCACCAAGATAACCAAGTGGGACAGGCGTGTCTTCCAGGATGGTATCTACATCGTTGAGAAGGCTGGTAAGCCGATAAAGTTCTGA
- a CDS encoding 30S ribosomal protein S8, with protein sequence MTLLDPLANALSHITNSERVGKEEVYLKPASKLMGEVLRVMQENGYIGEFEFIDDGRAGIYRVQLIGKINKAGAIKPRFPVKAREYEAWEKRFLPAFEFGILIVSTSQGVMTHKEAIEKGIGGRLIAYVY encoded by the coding sequence ATGACGTTGCTTGATCCGCTGGCGAACGCTCTCTCCCACATAACCAACAGCGAGAGGGTCGGTAAAGAGGAGGTTTACCTCAAGCCGGCTTCCAAGCTCATGGGAGAGGTCCTCAGGGTTATGCAGGAGAACGGCTACATCGGCGAGTTTGAGTTCATAGACGACGGAAGGGCCGGCATCTACAGGGTGCAGCTCATAGGTAAGATCAACAAAGCTGGAGCGATAAAGCCGAGGTTCCCGGTCAAGGCCAGGGAGTACGAGGCCTGGGAGAAGAGGTTCCTTCCGGCCTTCGAGTTCGGTATCCTCATCGTCTCGACCTCCCAGGGCGTCATGACCCACAAAGAGGCCATCGAGAAGGGAATCGGCGGAAGGCTGATAGCCTACGTCTACTGA
- the rplX gene encoding 50S ribosomal protein L24, which translates to MKLKTRQPRKQRKFLYNAPLHLRSKVMAATLSEDLRNKYGVRSLPIREGDKVRVMRGDFKGKEGKVVEVDLKRYRVHVEGVTHKKTDGTEVYYPLHPSNVMIIELNLDDERREKIIKRRAG; encoded by the coding sequence ATGAAGTTGAAGACCAGGCAGCCGAGGAAGCAGAGGAAGTTCCTCTACAACGCTCCCCTTCACCTTAGGAGCAAGGTAATGGCCGCCACCCTGAGCGAGGATCTCAGGAACAAGTACGGCGTGAGGAGCCTTCCGATCAGGGAGGGCGACAAGGTCCGCGTGATGCGCGGAGACTTCAAGGGTAAGGAAGGCAAGGTCGTTGAGGTTGACCTCAAGAGGTACAGGGTGCACGTCGAGGGCGTTACCCACAAGAAGACCGACGGAACTGAGGTTTACTACCCGCTCCACCCGTCGAACGTTATGATAATCGAACTCAACCTCGACGATGAGAGGAGAGAGAAGATAATTAAGAGGAGGGCTGGTTGA
- a CDS encoding 50S ribosomal protein L14, which translates to MAKKGAGATRGISPVRPTRALPIGAYLKVADNSGAKVVQIIGVVGYKGTRRRLASAGVGDMVVATVKKGRPDIRHQVVRAVVVRQRKEYRRLDGMRVKFEDNAAAIVTPEGVPRGTEIRGAIAREAAERWVRLGSIASIVL; encoded by the coding sequence ATGGCGAAGAAGGGTGCAGGTGCTACGAGAGGAATTAGCCCGGTCAGGCCGACTCGCGCTCTTCCGATAGGCGCTTACCTCAAGGTCGCCGACAACAGCGGCGCCAAGGTCGTCCAGATCATAGGCGTCGTTGGCTACAAGGGCACCAGGAGGAGGCTCGCCTCTGCCGGTGTCGGCGACATGGTCGTCGCCACCGTCAAGAAGGGAAGGCCCGACATCAGGCACCAGGTGGTTAGGGCCGTTGTCGTCAGGCAGAGGAAGGAGTACAGGCGCCTTGACGGAATGCGCGTCAAGTTCGAAGACAACGCCGCAGCTATAGTTACCCCAGAGGGTGTCCCGAGGGGAACCGAGATCAGGGGTGCCATAGCCAGGGAGGCCGCCGAGCGCTGGGTGAGGCTCGGCAGCATAGCGAGCATAGTGTTGTGA
- a CDS encoding 50S ribosomal protein L32e has translation MNEKARLLRIRARIKRKKPRFLRQEWWRYPKFKNDPKWRRPKGIDSKMRLKKKGKPRSPSIGWSSPKAVRGLHPSGYEEVLVHNIRELEAIDPIRQAARIARTVGARKREAILTRAKELGVKVLNP, from the coding sequence ATGAACGAGAAGGCGAGACTCCTTAGGATAAGGGCCAGGATCAAGAGGAAGAAGCCCCGCTTCCTTAGGCAGGAGTGGTGGCGCTATCCGAAGTTCAAGAACGACCCCAAGTGGCGCAGGCCCAAGGGAATCGACAGCAAGATGAGGCTCAAGAAGAAGGGCAAGCCCCGCTCACCCAGCATAGGCTGGAGCTCCCCGAAGGCCGTTCGCGGTCTCCACCCGAGCGGCTACGAGGAAGTCCTCGTCCACAACATCAGGGAGCTTGAGGCCATCGACCCGATCAGGCAGGCTGCAAGGATAGCGAGAACCGTTGGTGCCAGGAAGAGAGAGGCCATACTCACCAGAGCCAAGGAGCTCGGTGTGAAGGTACTCAACCCGTGA
- the rplV gene encoding 50S ribosomal protein L22, with translation MSRGRFSYSFQNFDPEKMARASGRDLRISPKHSVELLREIRGMMVNDALRYLDDVIALKRPVPMKRHNDSQGHKPGRGFGPGRYPVKVAKAVKKVLLNAKNNAEQKGLDPDRLRIIHAAAHRGPVLRGYIPRAFGRATPFNEQTTHIEIVVEEIRR, from the coding sequence ATGAGCAGGGGCAGGTTTTCCTACTCATTCCAAAATTTTGACCCCGAGAAGATGGCTCGTGCCAGCGGAAGGGACCTCAGGATATCCCCGAAGCACAGCGTCGAGCTCCTCAGGGAGATCAGGGGAATGATGGTCAACGACGCGCTCAGGTATCTCGACGACGTTATAGCCCTCAAGAGGCCGGTTCCGATGAAGCGCCACAACGACAGCCAGGGCCACAAGCCGGGCAGGGGCTTTGGTCCGGGTAGGTACCCGGTCAAGGTCGCCAAGGCCGTCAAGAAGGTCCTCCTCAACGCCAAGAACAACGCCGAGCAGAAGGGCCTCGACCCTGACAGGCTCAGGATAATCCACGCGGCAGCGCACAGGGGCCCGGTCCTCAGGGGTTACATCCCGAGGGCCTTCGGAAGGGCCACACCGTTCAACGAGCAGACCACCCACATCGAGATAGTCGTTGAGGAGATTAGGAGGTGA
- a CDS encoding 30S ribosomal protein S17 has protein sequence MREIGLKVQPPAEKCDDPHCPWHGHLRIHGRYFEGVVVSDKGKKTVVVERQHYHYLKKYERYELRRSKVHAHNPECIDAKVGDRVLIAETRPISKTKSWVVVAVTKRAGER, from the coding sequence ATGAGAGAGATCGGATTGAAGGTTCAGCCTCCCGCTGAGAAGTGTGACGATCCCCACTGCCCCTGGCACGGACACCTCAGGATACACGGCAGGTACTTCGAGGGTGTCGTCGTCAGTGACAAGGGCAAGAAGACCGTCGTCGTCGAGAGGCAGCACTACCACTACCTCAAGAAGTACGAGAGGTATGAGCTCAGGAGGAGCAAGGTTCACGCTCACAACCCGGAGTGCATAGACGCCAAGGTCGGTGACAGGGTCCTCATCGCCGAGACCCGGCCGATAAGCAAGACCAAGAGCTGGGTTGTCGTTGCCGTCACCAAGAGGGCTGGCGAGAGGTGA
- a CDS encoding uL15 family ribosomal protein yields MIRRKKKVRKLRGSHTHGWGCKKKHRGGGSKGGKGMAGTGKRKNTKWTWVIKYAPDHLGKRGFHRPKAVQYTPNTINLSDIDENLTLFLDMGVAYEEEGKVIVDTTQLGVDKVLGTGRLSRPLVVKAYYVTPKAEEKIKAAGGEVLLA; encoded by the coding sequence ATGATAAGGAGGAAGAAGAAGGTTAGGAAGCTCCGCGGAAGTCACACTCACGGATGGGGCTGCAAGAAGAAGCACCGCGGCGGCGGCAGCAAGGGCGGTAAGGGAATGGCCGGAACCGGAAAGAGGAAGAACACCAAGTGGACCTGGGTCATCAAGTACGCCCCGGACCACCTTGGAAAGCGCGGCTTCCACAGGCCCAAGGCCGTCCAGTACACCCCGAATACAATAAACCTCAGCGACATAGACGAGAACCTCACCCTCTTCCTTGACATGGGCGTCGCCTATGAGGAGGAGGGGAAGGTCATAGTTGACACCACCCAGCTCGGTGTTGACAAGGTTCTCGGAACCGGCAGGCTCAGCAGGCCCCTCGTTGTTAAGGCCTACTACGTTACCCCGAAGGCCGAGGAGAAGATCAAGGCCGCTGGCGGCGAGGTTCTCCTCGCCTGA
- a CDS encoding 50S ribosomal protein L23 yields the protein MDPYKVIVKPVVTEKAVAMIENENKLTFIVDRRATKQDIKNAVEAMFDVKVEKVTTLVTMKGEKKAYVKLKPEYSASEVAARIGLF from the coding sequence ATGGATCCGTACAAGGTTATCGTCAAGCCGGTCGTCACGGAGAAGGCCGTGGCCATGATCGAGAACGAGAACAAGCTCACCTTCATAGTGGACAGAAGAGCTACCAAGCAGGACATCAAGAATGCCGTGGAAGCGATGTTCGATGTCAAGGTCGAGAAGGTCACCACCCTCGTGACCATGAAGGGCGAGAAGAAGGCCTATGTGAAGCTCAAGCCTGAGTACAGCGCAAGTGAGGTTGCTGCCAGGATAGGATTGTTCTGA
- a CDS encoding 30S ribosomal protein S3, producing the protein MAIERYFIKENVRDMLIDEYLEKELRRAGYGGIDIKKTPLGTKVTIFAANPGYVIGRGGRRIRELTRILERKFNLENPQIEVEEIKNPYLNAKVQAVRLAQALERGVHFRRAAYSAIRAIMRNGARGVEIRLSGKLTGERAKSVRFYQGYLAKVGNPAETLVSKGYAQAKLKLGVIGVKVSIMPPDAKLPDEIEVIEKLVEEEVSTNEAE; encoded by the coding sequence TTGGCGATCGAGAGATACTTCATCAAGGAAAACGTTAGGGATATGCTCATCGACGAGTACCTCGAGAAAGAGCTCAGAAGGGCCGGCTACGGCGGAATCGACATCAAGAAGACCCCACTCGGAACAAAGGTCACCATCTTCGCCGCCAACCCCGGCTACGTCATAGGCAGGGGCGGAAGGAGAATAAGGGAGCTCACCAGGATACTCGAGAGAAAGTTCAACCTTGAGAACCCGCAGATCGAGGTCGAGGAGATCAAGAACCCCTACCTCAACGCCAAGGTCCAGGCCGTCAGGCTCGCCCAGGCCCTTGAGAGGGGCGTCCACTTCAGAAGGGCCGCCTACTCCGCTATCAGGGCCATAATGCGGAACGGAGCAAGGGGTGTCGAGATCCGCCTCAGCGGAAAGCTCACCGGCGAGAGGGCCAAGAGTGTCAGGTTCTACCAGGGCTACCTTGCCAAGGTTGGAAACCCTGCCGAGACCCTCGTCAGCAAGGGCTACGCCCAGGCCAAGCTCAAGCTCGGTGTCATCGGTGTTAAGGTTTCCATCATGCCGCCTGACGCCAAGCTCCCGGACGAGATTGAGGTCATAGAGAAGCTCGTTGAGGAAGAGGTGAGCACCAATGAAGCCGAGTGA
- a CDS encoding 30S ribosomal protein S4e, whose amino-acid sequence MARKGAKRHLKRLAAPNQWYISRKTYKWAVRPRPGPHSMRTSIPLLYIVRDYLGYAKTAREARKILNEGKILVDGRVRKDYKFPVGIMDVVSIPETGEHYRVLPNRIGKLILHPISEKEANIKPLRISNKRMVKGAKVQLNLHDGSNHLVTMDEKDRYMTASTVLMKVPEREVIEVLPFEVGAYVFVTQGKNVARKGKVVEVRQFPMGWPDVVTIEDENGELFDTLKEYAFVVGKEKPEISLP is encoded by the coding sequence ATGGCGAGGAAAGGCGCTAAGAGGCACCTTAAGAGGCTTGCCGCTCCCAATCAGTGGTACATCTCGAGAAAGACCTACAAGTGGGCGGTCAGGCCGAGGCCGGGTCCGCACAGCATGAGGACCTCGATCCCGCTGCTCTACATAGTCAGGGACTACCTCGGCTACGCCAAGACCGCCCGCGAGGCGAGGAAGATACTCAACGAGGGCAAGATCCTCGTTGACGGCCGCGTTAGGAAGGACTACAAGTTCCCGGTCGGAATCATGGACGTCGTTTCCATCCCCGAGACCGGCGAGCACTACAGGGTTCTTCCGAACAGGATCGGCAAGCTCATACTCCACCCGATAAGCGAGAAGGAAGCAAACATAAAGCCGCTCAGGATAAGCAACAAGCGCATGGTCAAAGGCGCGAAGGTTCAGCTCAACCTCCACGACGGAAGCAACCACCTCGTCACCATGGACGAGAAGGACAGGTACATGACCGCCAGCACCGTCCTCATGAAGGTCCCCGAGAGGGAGGTCATCGAGGTTCTCCCGTTCGAAGTCGGTGCCTACGTCTTCGTCACCCAGGGTAAGAACGTCGCAAGGAAGGGTAAGGTCGTCGAGGTCAGGCAGTTCCCGATGGGCTGGCCGGACGTCGTCACCATCGAGGACGAGAACGGGGAGCTCTTCGACACCCTGAAGGAGTACGCCTTCGTCGTTGGTAAGGAGAAGCCGGAGATTTCCCTTCCGTGA
- a CDS encoding 50S ribosomal protein L2 — protein sequence MGKSLIQQRRGKGTTTFRAPSHRYRGAVRYVPLNLTKEKTLVGKVVEILHDPGRTAPVARVKFENGMEKLIIAPEGVLVGEEIAIGPNAPIKIGNTLPLAMIPEGSYVYDIEGVPGDGGKYVRAGGAYALVVSREKDKVIVQLPSGELKQFKPTCRATIGVVAGGGRLEKPIVKAGKAYYIAKARNRFWPKPRGVKMNAVNHPHGGKEHHIGRPSTVSRRAPPGRKVGHIAARRTGRRK from the coding sequence ATGGGAAAGAGTCTGATTCAGCAGAGGAGAGGTAAGGGAACCACGACCTTTAGAGCCCCCTCCCACAGGTACAGGGGTGCCGTCAGGTACGTTCCGCTCAACCTTACCAAGGAGAAGACCCTCGTCGGCAAGGTCGTAGAGATACTCCACGACCCGGGAAGGACCGCCCCAGTGGCAAGGGTCAAGTTCGAGAACGGCATGGAGAAGCTCATAATAGCTCCCGAAGGAGTCCTCGTCGGTGAGGAGATAGCCATCGGGCCGAACGCCCCGATCAAGATCGGCAACACCCTCCCGCTTGCCATGATACCGGAGGGAAGCTACGTCTACGACATCGAGGGAGTTCCGGGCGACGGTGGCAAGTACGTCCGCGCCGGCGGTGCCTACGCCCTCGTCGTCAGCAGGGAGAAGGACAAGGTCATAGTCCAGCTTCCGAGCGGTGAGCTCAAGCAGTTCAAGCCGACCTGCAGGGCTACCATAGGTGTCGTTGCCGGTGGCGGTAGGCTCGAGAAGCCCATCGTCAAGGCGGGTAAGGCCTACTACATCGCCAAGGCAAGGAACAGGTTCTGGCCGAAGCCGAGGGGTGTCAAGATGAACGCCGTCAACCACCCGCACGGTGGTAAGGAGCACCACATCGGCAGGCCGAGCACCGTCTCGAGGCGCGCTCCGCCCGGAAGGAAGGTCGGTCACATAGCCGCGAGAAGAACTGGTAGGAGGAAGTGA
- a CDS encoding 50S ribosomal protein L19e gives MLKMQRRIAADLLKCGENRVWIDPERIDDVAAAITREDVRRLINDGVIKKKPVKGQSRARARAFQEARKKGRHRGPGSKKGKKTARMGKKERWMMTIRALRKELRKLKAEGKLDEHTYRRLYIRAKGGQFKNKRQLYLFMQEHDILKE, from the coding sequence ATGCTCAAGATGCAGAGAAGGATTGCCGCTGATTTGTTGAAGTGCGGTGAGAACAGGGTCTGGATTGACCCGGAGAGGATTGACGACGTCGCCGCCGCCATAACCAGGGAGGATGTGAGGAGGCTCATCAACGACGGCGTCATCAAGAAGAAGCCCGTCAAGGGCCAGAGCAGGGCCAGGGCGAGGGCCTTCCAGGAGGCCAGAAAGAAGGGACGCCACAGGGGTCCCGGAAGCAAGAAGGGTAAGAAGACCGCTAGGATGGGCAAGAAGGAGCGCTGGATGATGACCATAAGGGCCCTCAGAAAGGAGCTCAGGAAGCTCAAGGCTGAGGGCAAGCTTGACGAGCACACCTACAGGAGGCTCTACATCAGGGCCAAGGGCGGTCAGTTCAAGAACAAGAGGCAGCTCTACCTGTTCATGCAGGAGCACGACATACTGAAGGAGTGA
- a CDS encoding 30S ribosomal protein S14 encodes MAKADYNKRKPRKFGKGARRCMRCGQYGPIIRIHGLMLCRHCFREIAPKLGFKKYE; translated from the coding sequence ATGGCGAAGGCTGACTACAACAAGAGGAAGCCCAGGAAGTTTGGAAAGGGTGCGAGAAGGTGCATGCGCTGCGGCCAGTACGGCCCGATAATCAGGATACACGGCCTTATGCTCTGCAGACACTGCTTTAGAGAGATAGCCCCCAAGCTGGGCTTTAAGAAGTACGAGTGA
- a CDS encoding 50S ribosomal protein L5, with translation MQINREAILADWEAHPMRKPRIAKLTINIGVGESGERLTKAETMLEQLVGQKPIRRRAKQTNKDFGIRRGEPIAVKVTLRGKKAEEMLNRLLEAVDRKLKASNFDEHGNFCFGIQEHINIPGVEYDPEIGIFGMDVCVTLDRPGYRVAKRKRQRKKLPTKHKLTKEEGIVFAIEEFKVTVEGL, from the coding sequence ATGCAGATCAACAGAGAGGCTATCCTAGCGGACTGGGAAGCTCACCCGATGAGGAAGCCCAGGATCGCTAAGCTTACCATCAACATTGGAGTTGGCGAGAGCGGTGAGCGCTTAACTAAGGCTGAGACGATGCTTGAGCAGCTCGTCGGCCAGAAGCCCATAAGGAGAAGGGCCAAGCAGACCAACAAGGACTTCGGAATCAGGCGCGGAGAGCCGATAGCGGTTAAGGTTACCCTCCGCGGCAAGAAGGCCGAGGAGATGCTGAACAGGCTCCTCGAGGCCGTTGACAGGAAGCTCAAAGCGAGCAACTTCGACGAGCACGGCAACTTCTGCTTCGGAATCCAGGAGCACATCAACATACCGGGCGTTGAGTACGACCCGGAGATAGGCATCTTCGGTATGGACGTCTGCGTTACCCTCGACAGGCCAGGATACAGGGTCGCCAAGAGGAAGAGGCAGAGGAAGAAGCTCCCGACCAAGCACAAGCTGACCAAGGAGGAGGGTATCGTCTTCGCTATTGAGGAGTTTAAGGTTACCGTGGAGGGATTGTGA
- a CDS encoding ribonuclease P protein component 1: MRRNGQEGKDRAPGRPQRKGQEVARRPWIFRGLDRNRVNQKNIIWGELIGLKAKIIRASHPELVGIEGYVLDETRNTLTIGGERVWVIPKDVAELEFEVGGKKIRINGKELIGRPEMRLKKRWRK, encoded by the coding sequence ATGCGGCGGAACGGTCAAGAAGGGAAGGATAGAGCTCCAGGGAGACCACAGAGAAAGGGTCAAGAAGTTGCTCGGAGACCTTGGATTTTCCGAGGACTTGATAGAAATCGAGTGAATCAGAAAAACATCATCTGGGGCGAGCTCATAGGGCTGAAAGCAAAAATTATAAGGGCATCTCATCCAGAGCTGGTTGGCATCGAGGGCTACGTCCTTGACGAGACGAGGAACACCCTCACCATCGGCGGTGAGAGGGTCTGGGTTATCCCGAAGGACGTGGCGGAGCTCGAGTTTGAAGTTGGCGGTAAAAAAATCCGAATCAACGGAAAGGAACTGATTGGAAGACCCGAGATGAGATTGAAGAAGAGGTGGCGAAAATGA